A genomic stretch from Bacillus sp. E(2018) includes:
- the mutM gene encoding DNA-formamidopyrimidine glycosylase gives MPELPEVENVKNTLNQFLPGKMITDVKIYWENIIKHPGTEEFILKLKGQTFQNVYRRGKFLIFHLDEDVLVSHLRMEGKYGLNQKDEPADKHTHVIFQFSDGTELRYRDVRKFGTMHLYPKGTEESHAPLKTLGIEPLSDSLTAALLKKLFSNRKRNIKSVLLDQTLIAGLGNIYVDEVLFQAGIHPETPANKLTQPRLKKLKTAITEILSESVKHGGSSIRSYTNAVGETGGFQLKLFVYGRKNEACRVCGTEIERLVVAGRGTHICKTCQK, from the coding sequence ATGCCGGAGTTACCCGAGGTCGAAAATGTCAAAAACACACTGAATCAATTTCTTCCGGGAAAGATGATTACAGATGTAAAAATATACTGGGAAAATATTATTAAGCATCCTGGAACAGAAGAATTCATTTTAAAGCTAAAAGGTCAAACCTTTCAAAATGTGTATCGAAGAGGTAAGTTTTTAATTTTTCATCTTGATGAGGATGTGTTAGTTTCACACCTAAGGATGGAAGGGAAGTATGGGTTGAACCAAAAAGATGAACCTGCTGATAAACATACGCATGTTATTTTTCAGTTCTCTGATGGAACGGAACTTCGATATCGAGATGTGAGAAAGTTTGGGACGATGCATCTTTATCCAAAAGGAACAGAAGAAAGTCATGCACCATTGAAAACTTTAGGTATAGAACCATTATCAGATTCCTTAACAGCTGCACTCTTAAAAAAGCTGTTTTCTAATCGAAAACGTAACATAAAATCGGTATTGTTAGATCAGACTCTTATTGCTGGTTTAGGCAACATTTATGTCGATGAAGTATTATTTCAGGCTGGAATCCATCCAGAGACCCCAGCCAATAAATTAACGCAGCCCCGGTTAAAAAAATTGAAAACAGCGATAACAGAAATTCTTTCTGAGTCTGTGAAGCACGGAGGAAGTTCGATCCGCTCGTACACGAATGCAGTTGGAGAGACAGGTGGTTTTCAGCTGAAACTATTTGTTTACGGTAGAAAAAATGAAGCATGTCGCGTATGTGGTACTGAGATTGAACGATTAGTTGTAGCAGGTAGAGGCACTCATATTTGTAAGACTTGTCAAAAATAA
- the ytaF gene encoding sporulation membrane protein YtaF — MVAYSFVLLALAVSLDSFGAGLTYGMKSIKIPFRSIIIIAICSAVTFLLSMLLGFTLEQFISPKTGEILGGVILLGIGIYSLWQVFLPEKENVECLEKEPKNIVLFEIKSLGIVIHILKKPVMADIDKSGSITGLEAVLLGIALSLDAFGAGIGAALIDLSPSLTTMTIALMSALFLWGGMILGLYLFNKTNWMKGLSILPGVLLIVMGLLKM; from the coding sequence ATGGTGGCTTACTCATTTGTTTTGTTGGCACTAGCCGTCAGCCTGGACAGTTTTGGAGCCGGATTAACGTATGGAATGAAATCCATTAAAATTCCTTTTCGCTCCATTATCATCATCGCAATTTGTTCAGCTGTTACCTTTTTACTTTCGATGTTGCTTGGATTTACGTTAGAACAATTTATTTCACCAAAGACAGGTGAAATATTGGGAGGCGTGATTCTTCTAGGAATCGGAATCTACTCTTTATGGCAGGTTTTCTTACCAGAGAAAGAGAACGTTGAGTGTTTGGAAAAAGAACCTAAGAACATTGTGCTTTTTGAAATTAAATCGTTAGGAATCGTCATACACATTCTCAAAAAACCAGTTATGGCTGATATCGATAAGTCTGGATCGATTACGGGCTTAGAAGCCGTATTGCTTGGAATAGCATTATCGCTCGATGCCTTTGGAGCAGGTATAGGAGCCGCACTCATTGATCTGTCACCTTCGTTAACAACTATGACAATCGCATTGATGAGCGCCTTATTCTTATGGGGTGGTATGATACTGGGATTATATCTTTTTAACAAAACAAACTGGATGAAGGGATTGTCCATTCTGCCAGGCGTTTTGCTGATCGTAATGGGATTATTAAAAATGTAA
- the polA gene encoding DNA polymerase I: MAKTNKLVLIDGNSIAYRAFFALPLLNNDKGVYTNAVYGFTQMLLKILEDEKPTHILVAFDAGKTTFRHKTFGEYKGGRQKTPPELSEQFPFIRQLLDAFKIKRYELENYEADDIIGTLASHAADGNWDVKVFTGDKDLLQLVTPDVEVVLTRKGITEVEAYTVEQVNERYGITPDQIIDMKGLMGDPSDNIPGVPGVGEKTAIKLIKQYGTIEKVLDSIDEISGAKLKERLTENKEQAIMSKELATITKEAPLEIRLEETNYDGYETSSVFPLFKELGFNSLLERLGGDEEILQDEEKEELTFKTVTSIEADMLRSPSSLIVETLTEDYHKAKIHGFAVSNDAGTFYIPSNLADQSEEFKEWLQDENQKKRMFDAKRAHVALHGQGIVLNGIDFDIQLASYLLNPSESLDEVADVAKQYGKSNVDVNEAVYGKGAKKKLPEDEAVLAEHLSRKAYTVLQLSELLHEKLKENEQSDLFYQLEMPLALVLAKMEEFGVKVKSDTLQKMGADLDIQLTALEKDIHELAGVSFNINSPKQLGEILFEKLNLPPVKKTKTGYSTSVDVLEKLEGKHEIINKILIYRQLGKLRSTYIEGLLKVVKEDTGKIHTRFNQVLAQTGRLSSIDPNLQNIPIRLEAGRKIRHAFVASQPGWKILAADYSQIELRVLAHISQDENLMEAFKTEMDVHTKTAMDVFHVEESEVTSEMRRHAKAVNFGIVYGISDYGLSQSLGITRKEAGEFIASYLDSFPGVQQYMKDSVSEAKQNGFVSTLLHRRRYLPEINSRNFNLRSFAERTAMNTPIQGTAADIIKKAMVDMDQRLTDENLEAKMLLTVHDELIFEVPENELQKLEEIVCEVMESAVELDVPLKVDVNWGDSWFEAK; encoded by the coding sequence TTGGCAAAAACAAACAAATTAGTACTTATTGATGGAAATAGTATCGCATACAGAGCTTTTTTTGCTCTACCTCTTTTAAACAACGATAAAGGTGTTTATACAAACGCAGTTTACGGGTTCACACAGATGCTTCTAAAGATACTCGAAGATGAAAAGCCTACTCATATCCTCGTTGCATTTGATGCCGGAAAAACAACATTCCGACATAAGACGTTTGGAGAATATAAAGGCGGCCGTCAGAAAACGCCACCAGAGTTGTCAGAGCAGTTTCCTTTCATCAGACAATTGTTAGATGCATTTAAAATTAAACGTTATGAGCTTGAAAATTATGAAGCAGATGACATTATTGGAACACTTGCTTCTCATGCTGCAGATGGGAACTGGGATGTGAAAGTGTTTACGGGAGATAAAGATTTACTTCAACTCGTTACGCCAGATGTTGAAGTCGTGCTAACTCGAAAAGGAATCACTGAAGTTGAGGCATATACCGTAGAACAAGTGAACGAGCGCTACGGAATTACACCGGACCAAATCATTGATATGAAGGGGCTTATGGGAGACCCTTCTGACAATATTCCCGGAGTACCTGGAGTTGGAGAAAAGACTGCGATCAAGTTGATTAAACAATATGGAACGATTGAAAAAGTTCTTGATTCGATTGACGAGATCTCAGGTGCTAAATTGAAAGAACGATTAACGGAGAATAAAGAACAAGCCATCATGAGTAAAGAGCTGGCTACGATAACGAAAGAAGCTCCTCTTGAGATCCGTTTGGAAGAGACGAACTACGATGGTTATGAAACGTCCTCTGTATTCCCTCTTTTCAAAGAGTTAGGGTTCAATTCATTGCTCGAACGATTAGGTGGAGATGAAGAAATTCTTCAGGATGAGGAGAAAGAAGAGCTCACCTTCAAAACGGTAACTAGTATTGAAGCTGATATGTTAAGAAGTCCTTCATCCTTAATCGTAGAAACGTTAACTGAAGATTATCATAAAGCTAAAATTCATGGTTTCGCTGTAAGTAATGATGCAGGAACATTTTATATCCCTTCAAATCTTGCAGATCAATCAGAAGAATTTAAGGAATGGCTGCAAGATGAGAACCAAAAGAAGAGAATGTTTGATGCCAAGAGAGCACATGTTGCCTTACACGGGCAAGGGATCGTTTTGAATGGTATTGATTTTGATATTCAGCTCGCTTCCTATCTGCTGAATCCTTCTGAATCCTTAGATGAAGTAGCCGATGTTGCGAAGCAGTATGGCAAGTCTAATGTTGATGTGAATGAAGCCGTATATGGTAAAGGGGCTAAGAAGAAGCTCCCAGAAGATGAAGCTGTTCTTGCTGAGCATCTTTCTAGAAAAGCTTATACTGTTCTTCAATTAAGTGAGCTGCTCCATGAGAAGTTAAAAGAAAATGAGCAGAGTGATCTATTTTATCAGTTAGAGATGCCATTAGCTCTCGTTTTAGCCAAGATGGAAGAGTTCGGCGTAAAAGTTAAATCAGACACTCTTCAAAAGATGGGTGCTGACTTAGATATACAGTTAACAGCACTTGAAAAAGATATACACGAACTTGCTGGAGTATCCTTTAATATAAACTCGCCTAAACAGTTGGGTGAAATATTATTTGAGAAGCTGAACTTGCCGCCTGTTAAGAAAACTAAGACAGGTTACTCGACTTCTGTCGATGTATTAGAAAAGTTGGAAGGCAAACATGAGATCATTAATAAGATCCTTATCTATCGTCAGCTCGGTAAGTTAAGGTCTACTTATATTGAAGGTCTGCTAAAAGTAGTGAAAGAAGATACGGGTAAGATTCATACACGCTTCAACCAGGTTCTCGCACAAACGGGAAGACTGAGTTCTATCGATCCGAACCTTCAAAACATACCGATCCGTTTAGAAGCAGGAAGAAAGATCAGACATGCCTTTGTTGCATCACAGCCTGGATGGAAAATTCTTGCGGCTGATTATTCGCAGATTGAACTGCGTGTGCTGGCTCATATATCTCAAGATGAAAACTTGATGGAAGCATTTAAGACAGAGATGGATGTTCATACGAAAACGGCCATGGATGTTTTTCATGTAGAAGAAAGCGAAGTTACATCTGAAATGAGAAGACATGCTAAAGCCGTTAACTTCGGAATCGTATACGGAATCAGTGATTATGGTTTATCGCAAAGCCTAGGGATTACAAGAAAAGAAGCTGGAGAATTTATTGCTTCCTATTTGGATAGTTTCCCTGGTGTTCAGCAGTACATGAAGGATAGTGTTTCTGAAGCAAAGCAAAATGGTTTTGTTTCAACACTGCTTCATAGACGCCGTTATCTTCCAGAAATTAATAGCCGAAACTTCAATCTTCGTAGTTTTGCAGAGAGAACAGCCATGAACACACCGATACAAGGAACAGCTGCAGACATCATAAAAAAAGCGATGGTTGATATGGATCAACGTTTAACAGACGAGAATCTTGAAGCGAAAATGCTGCTTACTGTGCACGATGAACTTATTTTTGAAGTTCCTGAAAATGAGCTGCAAAAACTGGAAGAGATCGTTTGCGAAGTGATGGAATCAGCAGTAGAACTTGATGTGCCCTTGAAGGTAGATGTGAACTGGGGAGATTCCTGGTTCGAAGCAAAATAA
- the coaE gene encoding dephospho-CoA kinase (Dephospho-CoA kinase (CoaE) performs the final step in coenzyme A biosynthesis.): MIIGLTGGIATGKSTVSNFIKSQGIPVVDADIISREVVMPEKEAYEKIVACFGEQILNEDKTINRAGLGEIIFNDSEKRTMLNEIVHPAVRKEMKRQADAYQRSGESLVVMDIPLLFESKLTHMVDRTWLVYASPKLQLQRLIERDHFSEKQALSRIHSQMPITEKKELADVVIMNNGSLSELEKEVLLLLKQTKQQT, translated from the coding sequence GTGATTATAGGATTAACAGGAGGCATCGCTACAGGGAAATCAACAGTCAGCAACTTTATTAAGAGTCAAGGAATTCCTGTAGTTGATGCTGATATCATTTCAAGAGAAGTTGTTATGCCAGAGAAAGAAGCGTATGAGAAAATCGTGGCTTGCTTTGGTGAACAAATATTAAATGAAGACAAGACGATAAACAGAGCGGGATTAGGAGAAATCATCTTTAACGATTCAGAAAAAAGAACGATGTTAAACGAGATTGTTCATCCAGCCGTAAGAAAAGAAATGAAACGGCAAGCAGATGCTTATCAACGCTCTGGTGAGTCTTTAGTAGTAATGGATATACCACTCTTATTTGAGAGTAAGCTAACACATATGGTTGATCGAACGTGGTTAGTCTATGCTTCACCAAAATTGCAGCTTCAACGATTGATCGAACGTGATCACTTTTCAGAAAAGCAAGCGTTATCTAGAATCCATTCACAGATGCCAATCACAGAGAAAAAGGAACTAGCGGATGTTGTCATTATGAATAATGGTTCTCTTTCAGAATTAGAAAAAGAAGTTCTATTATTACTAAAACAAACAAAACAGCAGACCTGA